The proteins below are encoded in one region of Bacillus vallismortis:
- a CDS encoding DUF4238 domain-containing protein — protein sequence MGQKSRQHYVPKFYLRNFSETDKSISTFNIMNSLYIQNASIKDMCQRNNFYGDDKVVEDFLDKEIERKAARIIKKIIDTNSILDFVNEIEDYEHLLTFLLVSEGRNLRSADSAENAADKLIKTMIKGHPDFKEVDLDQFEIKINQPANNIIGIALESTPLIYDLEPILILQKTSRKFITSDNPLVRYNSFYIGRNYHGRGFGLVTRGLQLFLPISSQHCLLFYDSEAYDIPEAENGVLTLKRAREIDYLNELFYLNSYDNTFFNQRIKEDYIRKIYNKNKNTSKINELEREVKFFNSVDDNHEIINFSNNRVTKKIALPWLTDSRFAKSLVLPQHMGGLQRMESPFISEYMKIARAKLENQ from the coding sequence ATGGGACAAAAAAGTAGACAGCACTATGTTCCGAAATTTTATTTGAGAAATTTTTCTGAAACTGACAAATCAATTAGCACATTTAATATCATGAATTCATTATACATCCAAAATGCTTCGATTAAAGATATGTGTCAAAGAAACAATTTCTACGGTGACGACAAAGTAGTTGAGGATTTTTTAGATAAAGAGATTGAAAGAAAAGCCGCGAGAATTATAAAGAAAATTATAGACACAAACAGTATCCTAGACTTTGTTAATGAAATAGAAGATTATGAGCATCTACTTACTTTTTTATTAGTTAGTGAGGGAAGAAATTTACGGAGTGCTGACTCAGCAGAAAATGCAGCTGATAAACTGATCAAAACAATGATTAAGGGACATCCTGATTTTAAAGAAGTAGATTTAGACCAATTTGAAATCAAGATAAATCAACCTGCTAATAATATTATAGGTATTGCTTTAGAAAGTACCCCGCTAATTTATGATTTGGAACCTATCTTGATATTACAGAAAACATCAAGAAAGTTCATAACATCAGACAATCCATTAGTTCGTTACAATTCATTTTATATTGGAAGGAATTATCATGGAAGGGGTTTTGGCCTTGTTACTAGAGGGCTACAGTTATTCCTTCCAATATCTTCTCAGCATTGTTTACTCTTTTACGATAGTGAAGCATATGATATTCCAGAGGCAGAAAATGGTGTTCTGACATTAAAAAGAGCCCGAGAAATAGATTATTTAAATGAATTGTTTTATTTAAACTCTTATGATAACACGTTCTTTAATCAGAGAATAAAAGAGGATTATATTAGAAAAATTTATAATAAAAATAAGAATACGTCTAAAATTAATGAACTAGAAAGAGAAGTGAAATTTTTCAATTCAGTAGATGATAACCACGAAATTATAAATTTCTCAAATAATAGAGTTACCAAAAAAATAGCTCTACCGTGGTTAACAGACTCTAGATTTGCAAAAAGTTTAGTTCTTCCCCAACACATGGGAGGGTTACAAAGAATGGAATCGCCATTTATCAGTGAATATATGAAGATCGCTAGGGCTAAGCTTGAAAATCAATGA
- the yokF gene encoding endonuclease YokF gives MKKVLLGFAAFTLSLSLAACSSNDSEKVSTEKETPQASSDVEKKTEQKESTKEKTTHKPKEKDKKELVDVTLDRAVDGDTIKVNYNGNVDTVRYLLIDTPETKKPNSCVQPYGEDASKRNKELVSNGKLQLEFDKGDGRDKYGRLLAYVYVDGKSVQETLLKEGLARVAYVYEPNTKYIDQFKKDEQEAKTEKLSIWSKNGYVTDRGFNGCVKEKTTAVKKATTSKSAATQPTTPKTSSETSTTTENEASSESTGETETFKNCTELRKKYPNGVPSSHPAYQSKMDRDHDNYACER, from the coding sequence TTGAAGAAAGTATTATTAGGTTTTGCAGCATTCACTTTGAGCTTATCGTTGGCAGCCTGCAGCTCAAATGATTCTGAAAAAGTAAGCACAGAAAAAGAAACACCACAAGCGTCTTCGGATGTAGAAAAGAAAACAGAACAAAAGGAATCTACTAAAGAAAAAACTACTCACAAGCCTAAGGAAAAAGACAAAAAGGAATTAGTCGATGTGACATTAGATAGAGCAGTTGATGGAGATACGATTAAGGTTAATTACAACGGAAATGTAGACACAGTGCGCTACTTGCTCATAGACACACCTGAGACGAAGAAACCAAATTCATGTGTTCAACCGTATGGCGAAGATGCTTCTAAGCGAAATAAAGAATTGGTCAGCAATGGTAAACTGCAGCTTGAATTTGATAAAGGTGACGGGAGAGATAAGTATGGAAGACTATTAGCTTACGTTTATGTCGATGGCAAGTCTGTTCAGGAAACATTATTGAAAGAAGGATTAGCCAGAGTAGCCTATGTATATGAGCCAAATACGAAATACATAGACCAATTTAAGAAAGACGAGCAAGAAGCAAAAACAGAGAAGCTTTCTATTTGGAGTAAGAATGGATATGTGACTGACCGAGGGTTTAATGGCTGTGTGAAAGAAAAAACCACTGCAGTTAAAAAAGCAACAACATCTAAATCGGCAGCAACACAGCCTACAACTCCAAAAACATCAAGTGAAACTTCGACTACAACTGAAAACGAAGCTTCTTCAGAGTCAACTGGAGAAACAGAAACATTTAAAAATTGTACTGAGTTAAGAAAGAAATATCCGAATGGAGTACCTAGCTCGCACCCTGCTTACCAATCGAAAATGGATAGGGATCATGACAACTATGCTTGTGAACGTTAA
- a CDS encoding HNH endonuclease, whose translation MKSYQKILSVVLSLLLLLTFVLPNFAEAQSIEQPVQSGTESVQGSDENPVDSEYEEYEDDFNYEEESYEDYSDVSEDSYYNNLVDAPVYEDENLLEDAAQEEIIEDESVPDSEFEENVVTPTESATEPETDDVGEDESYHAQWAWLIPPAIAVVSRVGGKLLVKQTLKSTTKKIAVRNGKLAGKKHPKTGVKFNSKGFPVFASKYNYNLPMSLIKSSNSTQFKNANASLKKAINTWEHAKKFNKYQIQDIKNGKTPRGYIWHHHENTGRLQLVNRTIHEKTGHTGGKSIWGSL comes from the coding sequence ATGAAAAGCTATCAGAAGATTTTGAGTGTCGTTTTGAGTTTGCTCCTGCTGCTAACTTTTGTATTGCCGAACTTTGCTGAAGCACAGTCAATTGAACAGCCGGTTCAATCTGGAACAGAGTCAGTTCAAGGATCAGATGAAAATCCGGTTGATTCCGAGTATGAAGAGTATGAGGATGACTTTAACTACGAAGAGGAATCATACGAAGATTACTCTGATGTTTCGGAAGATTCGTATTATAATAATTTAGTAGATGCTCCAGTCTATGAAGATGAAAATTTATTAGAGGACGCAGCGCAAGAAGAAATCATTGAAGACGAAAGTGTTCCTGATAGTGAATTTGAAGAGAATGTTGTAACTCCGACTGAAAGCGCCACTGAACCAGAAACTGATGATGTAGGTGAGGATGAATCTTATCATGCTCAATGGGCTTGGTTAATTCCACCTGCAATTGCTGTTGTTAGTCGTGTCGGAGGTAAGCTCTTAGTTAAGCAGACGTTAAAGTCAACAACAAAGAAAATTGCAGTCAGAAATGGTAAGCTCGCAGGAAAGAAGCACCCTAAGACTGGTGTAAAATTTAATTCTAAAGGTTTTCCTGTTTTCGCATCTAAATACAATTACAATCTCCCTATGAGTCTAATTAAATCTTCAAATAGTACTCAGTTTAAAAATGCAAACGCATCTTTGAAGAAGGCAATTAATACTTGGGAGCATGCGAAAAAATTTAATAAGTATCAGATTCAAGACATTAAAAATGGGAAAACTCCACGAGGGTATATATGGCACCATCATGAAAATACAGGCAGATTGCAATTAGTAAATAGAACTATACATGAAAAAACTGGACATACAGGTGGTAAATCTATCTGGGGTTCTCTATAA
- a CDS encoding SMI1/KNR4 family protein, whose translation MSEFWENSEYDPFRLKDISEDEIKNVEQELNLTLPEQYKKLIIQQNGGLINFNAYPTDQETSWADDHIGVDHIRGIGKDLGILESEYLIKEWGLPQRLLLIQGDGHNWVALDYRLTNENPPVHYFDLEFNNDFKIADSFDEFLSKLYTHEYEEVQEDENLDFDEILSIDPNDPDAIQKEEVEKLLANKNPMEIHRLSLFPIQSVEDLKWLLNIIKDNSIGAQGDMAFELADVLMSIVSSYSPQIQSNNLRAVVQEAVNELGKSENEDTEIILDQLKDFL comes from the coding sequence ATGAGTGAGTTTTGGGAGAACAGTGAATATGATCCTTTTAGGTTAAAAGACATTAGTGAAGATGAAATAAAGAATGTTGAACAAGAGTTAAATCTAACTTTACCTGAACAATATAAAAAATTGATTATCCAACAAAATGGTGGATTGATTAATTTTAATGCATACCCAACAGATCAGGAAACATCGTGGGCAGACGACCATATTGGAGTTGATCATATTAGAGGAATAGGAAAGGATCTGGGGATTTTAGAAAGTGAATATCTAATAAAAGAGTGGGGTCTACCACAAAGATTATTGTTAATACAGGGGGATGGACATAATTGGGTTGCGTTAGATTATCGTCTAACTAATGAAAATCCACCTGTTCATTACTTTGATCTTGAATTTAATAATGATTTTAAGATTGCAGATTCATTTGATGAATTCTTATCTAAACTCTATACACACGAATACGAAGAAGTTCAAGAAGACGAAAATTTAGATTTTGATGAAATTCTAAGTATTGATCCAAATGATCCAGATGCTATTCAGAAGGAAGAAGTCGAAAAACTCCTGGCTAATAAGAACCCCATGGAGATTCATAGGCTTTCTCTTTTTCCAATCCAAAGTGTTGAAGACCTAAAGTGGTTGCTGAACATTATTAAAGATAATTCTATAGGAGCACAAGGTGACATGGCTTTTGAATTGGCTGACGTTTTGATGTCGATTGTTTCTTCATATTCACCTCAAATACAATCAAATAATCTAAGAGCTGTCGTACAAGAAGCTGTTAATGAGTTAGGAAAGTCTGAAAATGAAGATACTGAGATTATATTAGATCAACTCAAAGACTTCTTGTAA
- a CDS encoding bacteriocin-like WGxF protein (Built to rescue LMOF2365_14255 during structural annotation change regression.) codes for MKHITFAISSSILIIITGIVHRVIFRLFGFPFDEALFFWGGFVVVYFVLALIASLLFRNVGSSSSRRYQA; via the coding sequence ATGAAACATATTACTTTTGCAATATCTTCAAGTATCCTGATTATTATTACCGGTATTGTTCACAGGGTTATTTTTAGACTATTTGGATTTCCATTCGATGAAGCGCTTTTCTTCTGGGGCGGGTTTGTAGTTGTTTATTTTGTTTTAGCTTTGATTGCTTCCTTACTCTTTAGAAATGTTGGTTCTAGTAGCAGCAGGAGATATCAGGCGTAA
- a CDS encoding ABC transporter ATP-binding protein has translation MIELKSISKSFDGKSVLSNFSIHIEENEFVSIVGKSGSGKTTLLNIISLLDYPDEGKVVILGYENPKSKEVMKLRRENLGYIFQNYVLMDNETVLTNLLLSTAYAKDFDKNKLSEALEMVGLDKSFLKKKVYQLSGGEQQRVAIARIILKPCDIILADEPTGNLDEYNKNIILSLFHQLKEMGKTIICVTHDPEIANCSDRVINLS, from the coding sequence ATGATCGAACTTAAAAGCATATCCAAAAGTTTTGATGGAAAATCAGTTCTTTCTAACTTTTCAATTCACATAGAGGAAAATGAATTCGTTTCTATTGTTGGCAAGAGCGGTTCTGGCAAAACCACTCTTCTAAATATAATCAGCCTCTTAGATTACCCAGATGAAGGTAAAGTTGTGATTTTAGGCTATGAAAATCCTAAATCTAAAGAGGTGATGAAGTTAAGGAGAGAGAATTTAGGATATATCTTTCAAAACTATGTGCTTATGGATAATGAAACTGTATTAACGAATTTATTGCTTTCCACAGCATACGCAAAAGACTTTGACAAAAACAAGCTATCTGAAGCTCTAGAGATGGTAGGCTTAGATAAAAGCTTTTTAAAGAAAAAGGTATACCAGTTGAGCGGTGGTGAGCAACAGCGTGTAGCAATAGCCAGGATTATTCTAAAACCCTGCGATATCATTTTGGCCGATGAACCGACCGGAAACCTTGATGAGTACAACAAGAACATTATTCTTTCTCTTTTCCATCAGTTGAAAGAAATGGGGAAAACAATCATATGTGTAACGCATGATCCAGAAATAGCTAACTGCTCTGATAGAGTAATAAATCTTTCGTAA
- a CDS encoding DUF1430 domain-containing protein: protein MKKTIYILFILFLLSMNISSYHYTLNKQVFYTLFSNKQTLIINYNKAHFKNDDFIKKIAEFSKKENVNITQYNFLDEKTLNIYASNLKNEPSIKIGDRFISNFNKTANGSDENLIGTIDFPLSTWKIRYFNLNQINNVGLGNRFYISSEDEDVIEQAKKLFSDYGNVSMEENISLNDSAVFSTALLLLALLSMLILFIGILYFVIKNRKQLLLQKLWGYSKTKSLLTFPKMFLKPLVMIIICGALLIVILAFIFNLNDWLSVYVKMYMRNALIVTFSMMIYTIIVTLILYNNSNISATIKGGIPFKKFQWLSLGFKLIVTILLFNIFASSLSNLFDLKQRLDNQSYWNKTQTVYKTSFANTGLNYSDLKIDREKNEKVRKLYHELERHKDAFIMDAQNYGILKMNGKTPVYFYTLNTTKENEIYSPSGRSVTISPNYLKVNTIKGVNGKTITEKQLTLDQNTLNLLVPKKYAKYKEKILKAYKDQFFFDKVEVDNMYNKEIQHPLNTLEKDQLEINIIFTQNNQEYFTYNSTLGNNKNNIVDPIATVFTDNVDSSVIGAYATSSLFFSDTSKGMAYDHIIPYLDKTDTRELIGSAISVYQELSDQIARIQNQFIQNLIGLTITLILSVAFLISYIWSYYSANAYRLYLKEIFGYSYWARNKSLIILSTVSNCLIGICFIIYYKIYELIGLIVLFIGIEMIILYFLSLYLNRKNMNKILKGDRL, encoded by the coding sequence ATGAAGAAAACGATTTATATATTGTTCATTCTATTTTTACTCTCAATGAACATATCCAGCTATCACTATACTTTGAATAAGCAAGTTTTTTATACTTTATTCTCTAATAAACAAACTTTAATTATTAATTACAACAAAGCACACTTTAAAAATGATGATTTCATTAAGAAAATAGCTGAATTTTCAAAAAAAGAAAACGTGAATATTACTCAATACAATTTTTTAGACGAGAAGACCTTAAATATCTACGCTTCAAACCTTAAGAATGAACCTTCAATCAAAATAGGAGATAGGTTCATATCTAATTTCAATAAAACAGCAAATGGATCAGATGAAAATTTGATTGGTACTATTGATTTCCCTTTATCAACATGGAAAATTAGATACTTCAATTTAAACCAAATAAACAACGTAGGGTTAGGAAATAGATTTTATATTTCATCCGAGGATGAAGATGTAATTGAACAAGCTAAAAAGCTATTCTCAGACTATGGCAATGTTAGTATGGAAGAAAACATCAGTTTAAATGACTCTGCTGTGTTCAGCACCGCATTACTCTTGTTAGCTTTGCTTTCCATGTTAATCTTATTTATTGGCATACTTTATTTCGTAATTAAGAATCGCAAGCAACTTCTCTTACAGAAGCTATGGGGATATTCAAAAACCAAATCGCTGTTAACTTTCCCAAAAATGTTTTTAAAACCACTTGTTATGATTATAATTTGCGGCGCCCTTCTTATTGTAATTCTGGCTTTTATATTCAACCTAAACGACTGGTTATCAGTGTACGTTAAAATGTACATGCGAAATGCACTGATTGTGACATTCTCAATGATGATATACACAATTATTGTTACTTTGATTTTATATAACAACAGCAATATAAGCGCCACGATAAAAGGCGGCATACCATTTAAAAAGTTTCAATGGCTGTCATTGGGTTTTAAGTTAATTGTGACAATCCTACTTTTTAATATTTTTGCTTCATCCCTCTCTAATTTGTTCGATTTAAAACAACGGCTAGACAATCAATCTTACTGGAATAAGACACAAACAGTTTATAAAACCAGTTTTGCTAATACAGGTTTGAACTACAGTGATTTAAAAATTGATAGAGAAAAAAACGAGAAGGTACGAAAGCTTTATCATGAATTAGAAAGACATAAAGATGCGTTTATAATGGATGCTCAAAACTATGGAATACTGAAAATGAATGGGAAAACTCCAGTTTATTTCTATACATTGAATACAACCAAAGAAAATGAAATTTATTCACCATCGGGAAGAAGCGTAACGATCAGTCCTAATTATTTAAAAGTAAACACCATTAAAGGAGTTAACGGAAAAACGATTACTGAAAAACAATTAACTCTCGATCAAAACACATTGAATTTACTTGTTCCAAAAAAATACGCTAAGTATAAAGAAAAAATCCTCAAAGCTTACAAAGATCAATTTTTCTTTGATAAGGTTGAAGTAGACAATATGTATAACAAAGAAATCCAGCATCCATTAAATACACTGGAAAAAGATCAGTTGGAAATCAATATAATATTTACACAAAATAATCAAGAATACTTCACTTATAACAGTACGCTCGGCAACAATAAAAACAATATTGTTGATCCAATTGCAACTGTATTCACTGATAATGTTGATTCATCAGTTATAGGTGCATATGCAACCTCAAGTTTATTCTTTTCTGATACCTCAAAAGGTATGGCATATGACCACATCATCCCTTACTTAGATAAAACAGATACAAGAGAGCTGATTGGTTCTGCGATATCAGTCTATCAAGAATTAAGCGACCAAATAGCACGAATTCAAAATCAGTTCATCCAGAATCTAATTGGATTAACTATAACACTCATATTGTCAGTAGCCTTCCTTATCTCTTATATATGGTCATACTACAGTGCAAATGCGTATCGACTTTACCTTAAAGAGATATTTGGATATTCATACTGGGCTAGAAATAAGAGCTTAATCATATTGTCGACTGTATCTAACTGTCTGATCGGAATCTGCTTTATTATTTATTATAAAATCTATGAATTAATAGGCTTGATTGTATTGTTCATTGGAATTGAGATGATTATTCTGTATTTCCTCAGCCTTTATTTGAACAGGAAAAACATGAATAAGATTTTAAAAGGAGACAGATTATGA
- a CDS encoding lactococcin 972 family bacteriocin, with protein sequence MKKKVFASMVLGATLLVSSSVVFASSSDEATHGEVNLDETRDLIQVMKLTKEKAGGGTWYHGFEGGQTKSNYNHTKKTHKSSAAAGGERYFSSKWKKKDEGYTYASVYTTLWGNRAFWDTK encoded by the coding sequence TTGAAAAAGAAGGTTTTTGCTTCAATGGTGTTGGGAGCTACTTTACTAGTATCATCTTCTGTCGTTTTTGCTAGTTCTTCAGATGAGGCTACACACGGAGAAGTTAACTTGGATGAAACAAGGGATTTAATACAAGTCATGAAATTGACTAAAGAAAAAGCGGGTGGCGGTACTTGGTATCATGGTTTCGAAGGTGGGCAAACTAAATCCAATTACAATCATACTAAAAAGACTCACAAATCAAGTGCAGCGGCTGGCGGAGAAAGGTACTTTTCATCTAAATGGAAGAAAAAAGATGAAGGGTATACCTACGCTTCAGTGTATACAACTCTTTGGGGAAATAGGGCTTTTTGGGATACGAAATAA
- a CDS encoding N-acetylmuramoyl-L-alanine amidase, with protein sequence MVKIFIDPGHGGSDSGATGNGLQEKTLTLQIAFALRTILTNEYEGVSLLLSRTSDQYVSLSDRTNAANNWGADFFLSIHINAGGGTGFESYIYPGVGAPTTTYQSAVHSEVIQAVDFADRGKKTANFHVLRESAMPALLTENGFIDTVADANKLKTSSFIQSLARGHANGLEQAFHLKKTSGSGLYKVQIGAFKVKANADSLANRAEAKGFDTIVLLKDGFYKVQIGAFSSKANADDLAARANSAGFDAIVILES encoded by the coding sequence ATGGTTAAAATTTTTATTGACCCTGGCCATGGCGGCTCTGACTCAGGCGCAACAGGGAATGGCCTTCAAGAAAAAACGTTAACCCTGCAAATCGCTTTTGCTTTGCGTACGATATTGACTAATGAGTATGAAGGCGTTTCTTTGCTGTTGAGCCGGACAAGCGACCAGTATGTCAGCTTAAGCGATCGGACAAACGCTGCAAATAACTGGGGAGCAGATTTCTTTTTGTCCATTCACATTAATGCCGGGGGAGGCACAGGTTTTGAAAGCTATATTTACCCGGGCGTGGGAGCCCCGACGACGACGTACCAATCGGCGGTTCACTCTGAAGTGATACAAGCTGTCGACTTTGCAGACCGCGGCAAAAAAACAGCGAACTTCCACGTCCTAAGGGAGTCTGCAATGCCTGCCCTATTAACTGAGAATGGGTTTATTGATACCGTTGCAGATGCAAATAAGCTGAAAACGAGCAGTTTTATTCAAAGCTTGGCGAGAGGCCATGCAAACGGATTGGAGCAAGCCTTTCATCTTAAAAAGACATCCGGCTCAGGATTATATAAGGTTCAAATCGGCGCATTTAAAGTAAAAGCGAATGCAGACTCACTCGCTAATCGTGCCGAAGCTAAAGGTTTTGACACGATTGTCCTTTTAAAGGACGGATTCTATAAAGTACAGATTGGCGCATTTTCATCCAAAGCCAATGCAGATGACCTTGCTGCCAGAGCAAATAGTGCAGGCTTCGACGCGATTGTCATTCTAGAATCATAA
- the nrdF gene encoding class 1b ribonucleoside-diphosphate reductase subunit beta produces the protein MTKIYDAANWSKHEDDFTQMFYNQNVKQFWLPEEIALNGDLLTWKYLGKNEQDTYMKVLAGLTLLDTEQGNTGMPIVAEHVDGHQRKAVLNFMAMMENAVHAKSYSNIFMTLAPTETINEVFEWVKQNKYLQKKAQVIVGLYKAIQKDDEISLFKAMVASVYLESFLFYSGFYYPLYFYGQGKLMQSGEIINLILRDEAIHGVYVGLLAQEIYHKQTEEKKAELREFSINLLNELYENELEYTEDLYDQVGLSHDVKKFIRYNANKALMNLGFEPFFEEEDINPIVLNGLNTKTKSHDFFSMKGNGYKKATVEPLKDDDFYFGDEKEQI, from the coding sequence GTGACAAAAATTTATGACGCAGCAAACTGGTCAAAGCATGAAGATGATTTTACCCAAATGTTCTATAACCAAAATGTGAAACAGTTCTGGCTTCCGGAAGAGATTGCTTTAAACGGCGATCTCCTCACATGGAAGTACCTTGGAAAAAACGAGCAGGACACTTATATGAAGGTACTGGCCGGACTGACTCTTCTTGATACAGAGCAGGGGAATACGGGGATGCCGATCGTGGCTGAACACGTAGACGGCCACCAGCGGAAAGCGGTGCTGAACTTTATGGCGATGATGGAGAACGCTGTCCATGCGAAGTCGTACTCTAATATTTTCATGACCCTGGCACCGACTGAAACGATTAATGAAGTATTCGAATGGGTTAAGCAAAATAAATATTTGCAGAAAAAAGCGCAAGTCATCGTCGGCCTTTACAAAGCCATTCAAAAAGATGATGAAATCTCTTTGTTCAAAGCGATGGTTGCTTCCGTCTATCTCGAAAGTTTCCTTTTCTACAGCGGTTTCTATTATCCGTTATATTTCTATGGACAAGGGAAACTGATGCAAAGCGGTGAAATCATCAACCTGATTCTTCGTGATGAAGCGATCCACGGCGTTTATGTGGGTCTCCTTGCTCAGGAAATCTATCATAAGCAGACAGAAGAGAAAAAAGCAGAGCTACGCGAATTTTCGATCAACCTTCTGAATGAGTTATATGAAAATGAGCTTGAGTATACAGAGGACTTGTACGATCAAGTCGGACTTTCACACGATGTGAAGAAATTTATCCGCTATAATGCCAATAAAGCGCTCATGAACCTTGGATTTGAGCCATTCTTTGAAGAAGAAGATATTAATCCGATCGTTTTAAACGGATTAAATACAAAAACAAAATCGCATGACTTCTTCTCTATGAAGGGGAACGGCTATAAAAAAGCGACAGTTGAGCCGCTCAAAGACGATGACTTTTATTTTGGAGATGAAAAAGAGCAGATCTAA